The genomic stretch ATTGAAGGTGTTTGATGATATTGTTCACAAGAACTGTATATCTTGGAACATATGCTTAAAGGGGTTATTTAGACACGGCTGTCTCGAAAGGGCACGTATGCTATTCGATCAAATGACCCTTAGAGATGTGGTGACTTGGAATTCAATGATTTCAGGTTATTTGTCATATGGGCTTATTGGTTATGCACTGGTACTTTACTTGAAAATGCAAAATGCGGGCGTGAGACCCAACCAATACACATTCTCGATTTTGGTGTCGCTTGCTTCATGTGCTCACCAGGGCAAGCAAATTCATGGCAGCATAATTCGAAATGCTTTTAATTTATCAAATGTTGTGCTTGGAAATTCCTTGATATCCATGTATGGAAAACTTGGTCATGTTGATTATGCTTATGGAGTGTTTTTGACAATGGTGAAGGTCGATGCCATCTCGTGGAACTCTTTAATTTGGAGTTGTCATCAATCAGGGTATGGAGAACTGGCATTAGATCAGTTCTATTTGATGAGAACTACTCAACATGTACCTGATCAGTTCACAATGTCGACAGTTATCAGCATTTGTTGTATCATGCGAGATTTGGATAAAGGTAAGCAAATATTTGCTTTCTGCTGCAAGGTGGGATTTTTGTCTAATAGCATTGTTTTGAGTGCTGCTATTGACCTTCTTTCCAAATGCAACAGATTGGAAGATGCAGTCCAGctttttaatgaattaaataatttgGAATTGGCCGTGTGCAATTCCATGATTTCAAGTTATGCAGGACACGGTTTTGGGGAGAAAGCAATAAAACTTTTTGTGCTCATGTTGAAAGAAAATCTCAGGCCCACTGAATTTACTTTCAGCAGTATTTTAAGCTCTGTCTCTGGTATACTTCCAGCAGATCAGGGTAGTCAAATTCATTCTTTTGTGGTTAAAATGGGTGTGGAGTCGGATGCAATTGtttcttgctcacttgtgcaaaTGTATTCTAAAGTTGGACTGATTGACTATGCTATGAAAGTTTTTGTTAATATGACTGAGAAAGATTTGGTGTCTTGGAACACCATTATAATTGGATTAACCCACAATGGCTATGTATTCAAGGCCTTGGACATTTTCAAAGAACTGGTTATCGAAGGTCCACACCCAGATCATATAACCCTACTTGGGGTTCTGTTAGCATGCAACTATGGAAATCTTGTTGATGAGGGAATGGAAATCTTTTCATGCATGGAGCAGGAATACGGTATCATACCTGAGTGTGAGCACTACCTTTGCATAATAGATTTGTTGAGTGGTGTTGGAAAACTCAAGGAAGCAATGAATATTATAGCAGAAGTACCATTTGAACCGAGCTTTATGCTATGGAGAGCAGTTCTTCGTTGTTCTGACATTTGTGCGGACTTGAAGTTGGTTGAAAGTGTTGCAGAAAGGATGATGGAAATAAAACCAAAATCATCTCTACCTTATCTGGTTTTGGCTCGAGCATATGAGATAAGAGGGAGATGGGAAAGTGTGATCCGAATCAGGGAGGCCATGAAACGTCACTGTATGAATGACATGATTGAATGTAGTTGGCTTGGGATAAAAAACCATGTCTATACATTCAAGGCAGACCAATTGCTACATCATGGAGGGGAAGACATTTACATAATATTGAAATTGTTATTTTGGCAACTGGAAGTGGGTTATATATGAACCGTTCGAAGAAATGAGGAGGCCGAGAGGAAGAATGGTAAAGATATAGAAGAAAAGGCatatgtcatattcttattagtttTAAGTGCTAATAACTACAGTTTATGTGGTGTACGCAAAACCGACtaatatatgtttaattttttaaatcaaaatttctaGATGCCATTTAGATTTGTTTTTCCATTCTCACTGTGTTGGAATTGCTATAAATTCTAGATTAGTTTTTCCATTCTCGCTATGTTGGAATTGTTATAAATTAATAGTGGTAATAGATGGTTTTGTCGGATGCCCTAACACAGTTTGCCAAGTTAACAATGTTAAAGAATGAAATTAGGTAAACATTTTACATTGAATGACATGATGAGTCTTTTAAGATGGCCATAAGGGTCGCTAAAGATAAAGTATGATCGTACAAAAGAATCATGTCAGTATGGAGATGGAGGCCATTCTTATGGCAATTTCTTGAGCCTGAGAGTAGAGATGGGAGAGAGTtgatattttgattgattctcaAATCCTAGCAATTAGCctcaaaaggaaaaaaaaatcccTCACTCGTGGATTACCCTTTCGATTTCTTACGTGCTAGATGTTTCTTCTTATGTTGATTGTTGTAAGTTTAATTTAATTTCTCGTGATATTGACAGTGTAGTTGATGCTTGTGCCAAGTATTCAAGTGCGTTGCTAGTTAATGATACAgttttccataaaaaaaaatttatgaatCGCTCTATGAGCACATTAGTGTAAGTATGCTTGCTCCGAgtaactatataaatatatatttttttaataaattttgccACAGCATAAAAGTTAGGATTTTGCACATAATACCCATGTTGAAGGTGTTTTCCCGAGCACAATAGTTGATGTAAGTTGTTGACCTCACCCATTGTGAACCTATCTAGATGTATAAGGTTTGGGGTTGAGCCCATATCCATTTCTATGGACACCTATTCAATGATAAGCAAATTCGTTTTTAAATTTAGCTTGGGTCCTCAAGTTTGTCACACCATTCAACTTGAGGTCTCTATGCGTCTCCTCACCCTTAGGGTTATGGAAATTTCAGGCTCTGCATCATAACGTacgaaatttttttaatatgccaacataaaCACTCATTCTATTAATGTGCCCCCAACCATGTTATGGCCAATAACACGCCTTTCATTTAAAATTCTCATATTTTAACATCTAATAcacttccttctctctctctctccctcccttcTCCATCCACTCACACACCCTATATTGTAAAAATTGCAGCAACCCAACTTGAAATAGTTGAAGTATACTGAACTGAACGACCATTTGTGTTTTGCTCGGATCTGAAAGTTTCATTTAATGTGAAGAAAATGTCATTCTTGgaattttttaagagaaaaattaATGGGTAAGTATCCTCTCATTCTATCTATTTATGAATATAAAATGCCATGGTTAGATATGTAacaacccggattttcaagactcgataatgcggaaatataaatgttttcatttaacaaaatgtctcaaaaacctgtataaaaaaaactttttaaaaagtcgtatggccatacttaacatttagttacaaacatattttataaagagtagagtgagcctagtttaggaaaattacacagcatttccaaaaataaaacggcttcccaaaaggtcggttcacatgtacatttgcaaggtagactccagcgctcattgCTCTGCCTTGCcattgctcttacctacaacatgaaaccttaaaacaaagcatgcagagaatctggatccatccggaccctacacaatcaatttcaagaacgcaaaagcgtcctggaaaacttatggtcatgcttgataaccaatgataaattatttcctataaacaaataaaatccggcacgcagaaaatcccagaacaatcagatatattatatcacaactaattcttatcaacaattatatccatgcactcagaaaatcccagagcaagcatatatattatttcacaactatatcttatcaacaaatatatccctgcacttagaaaatcccagagcaagcagatatatcatatcacaatataattcgagaccaacgctcgataatttccaacaattcaggcgtaacgtgccttccaacataattgctaatctgtaagagagaaccgactctcaacactaagatctagccaataaatatctccatcaatggtaactatcgcgttacctagggcatcactaatTATCCAAGAGTGAAatcgaatttacacggttttacagagacttctatgctaatcagtggtgctggtgagcagttgctcctagggtgttcagcctcactcaatctagcaacccctagtatctctaggcactctcactgaatggtcaatattcacggctgctatccgggaataacttatcagagcacttgctcgggttctaaccgttcactaattaagtaagcaggagggcccctaggtcccatttattttggcacCCCTATGTCTAACCAGCTAATCCTCACCTCTTgtccactcgtcgcggtaatgagccAGACATAATAAAATTAAGTAGTGTGATGGGGATCAACTGTCTAGGCTATgaaggatatctaccgttcatattttctaaatcagcactcactagactaacgtctctaagcaactttctacgacattctatatatgtgcatgcatctctatactaacatacaagacaataatcgtttcatgttgcagccatacaatataagttgacttacttggagttcttagcactcagcaggttttcaccctccaacgttcagtccagttacgcttagccaatattgtagttatccatacagtatactcagattaattatgacactcataattcattattattattttgggcagtttggttattttcaaaatcatttgtaaggattaatgatccttatttggtttttaaGCCCATTAagaaaattcatacaaaatatttgagactaaaccctaagtctcggggagacctatcatatggtctcgatacctaggttcgggtatcacaatagtattttcccacaatccactaaaaatcttattctttcaaagTATCGTTATTAACCCGCGCTTTCAACAAgtcggtaaaatatataaaagattttagccggtattatatcccaaaaatactaattaaattccttaattatttttcaagaaaataaattcttaatttttcttaaggttttaatctctaaaaactgttttaagaaaatagcataatttgtcttaattaggaaaaccgttaaaaaatTTCGCAtcttaatttttcaaaatcaattaatcaagtttacttactagaaaaataattcacttaatcattttctcaaaatatagggttttaaaccctcttttaatttattaactattaataaattaaatctcttatttttaaaaagaataaagattctttaataaaaataattcacactaaactcaaagtggcaattttagtgaaaatatattttcaagacttaccaatttatatcttgaaataagcaaaattttactttttaccttaagttccaaaatctcaattttacactaagtgtgaaaaccttatttttcacatttttaactacatattttgttagtccataacttgaaatttacttaccaaattattaccaaaatttcccaattccatttttggtatgccatttaggtttttgtaaaatcttaggtcaaaatgatcattttttattggtgaaataattttccaacaatgaggtaaaaatgaccttattttcaagtccttattttttccaaactttgacacttaataagtTTTAAAAGGTTCAGTATTTTCTTactaaattttacagtggaatactaggttatgccaataatatgtccacaaaactttagaaaatactgtgttcatttgccctatacagtggctgtccaaacttggttccgaaaataagattacgaaaaaacagttttttacctaaactttgaaatagcacaactcactcatttttaaacattatgtactcaatctcaacaacatcacagtacaattaaattttacaaaatcaatatacagtggatgctaggccccttggaagtcacagctcaaaacatgtattttgtttaaggtttctacaaaacccttgggggttttgatCCCTATTTTCAAAactcaacacacaagcatcataaaaattataaaacaactgccataaccttattacatcaccaataagaaactttaagcattaactatacaaaataatgcttaaaactaaaaaccctacaacaaaaatcataaaaagtaaacttttttcctctttggtgttcttgcttaaggggTGGATCTTCCTACTAGCTTTTGCTCcctcaaaacctttcaaaaaccctaaccaactccccccaacaacatagataattagctatttgaaaatctatggttaaaacttcacaaaagtctagtttattgaaactttaccttagggaaaaaaatccttcctagaccaaggcttagcttccaagactccttagtgttcttgaggttgaatattgagagaaaactttgagagagttttcaaaaaagatgatagtgagagagagaaagtgggtggtcggttcttagggggaggttagaagagtttatacaactctaaacTATCCTAAAAGGGatttaacttaattaattttttgttcacACCTTTAAAAAagtcacatggccggccaccctttcattttatctatgttttatatatatatatacatattttataacagtgaacaattatttcataagaagaaaaacccaatttgactttctacacatttttcactcttattaagttttaatcacaaaatcttaacattaattaattaaattaaatgtctctcacatttaatttaattaattacacaataaaatttaacctaaggtccattcatggaataaaattcctcatttcggtaaaattaagcatttaacataaAATAGCCTAAAATTTCTaatttctcttaggtttattatttttgaccaaactttaatttttatgaatgtattttatgcccaaaatatatttgccatagcttttcattttattttccgagatttttactcgATCAAGGtatttgtgtcggtccaggaccgaaagtcttatcttgacttttaaatcacaaaattcataatttggctagtaataactcatggaataaattccaaaaaaatataatattttttaaaataatattcttaactcggggaaaaaaatcccgacccgagtcgtttaaaggtacccaaaaacgcaggacgttacaagaTACTAGTTTTGAACTGTTCTGTTGTTGAGTTTGATattttttctgcatttttttatttgttcttcGGATCTGACAGATATGGAAATATGTATGTATAACGATGCCAAATCGAGGAAAATGTTATGCAATTGCGTAAAGGTGCTAGAGAGCCTCTAAGAATCAATGCCACATCGATGCCACATTGATGCTCCTACGATGCAATTTTGATGTTGAGACGagaattgtaatgccctactaccctagagttgctaccatgtgattttaaaatgttccattagcttgctaatcgaggtattagactaaaaagtgtgattaaatcgaaataaagactcatttgatgAAACTTAGGTAAAaaggttggacattcatttaaaccatataagtgttacattgggatcccaaaatattgttttaaaatatatctacaactcaaaagttagggtacattcgacctaagcgacaaaatcaaacgtTTGCACaatgttcctcaaaactaccccagtcgtggcggctaggtaggccaaacatgtccGCGCCAccccatgccctccaactcatgcttggtcggcctctccattgcccttacctgcaccatagaacaccatgagccaaggcccaacaagaaaactccacacacatagcataaaATAATTCATTCAAGTAAATGCATAACTTTACACAGATACAACAGGCTATTCACGTAGCGGCCTACGCCGTCCAAGGTGTTTTACCAGGCACCGGGTTCACGATCTTCATCGAACAGGTGAGTACAACAACCTAGATGGTCATGACATGGCGACCTGCATTCTGCATGTTTGTTGTTGTTCCCAACCTTCGTCGATCCCGACCTTCGCTGATCCCGACCTCTGTCGATCCTGACCTTTGTTGATCCTGACCTTCGTCGATCAATCATAATCGTACAAACATGGCATAACAACTATGGATATTCATACATAAcattaaacacagataatcgggtcatgccctgctctacaggcacaaacagttttcttacctgtgtcccgagctgatcgTATCCatcaaacctagtcacaacgcaataataataaatatccatcaaaccctaaaccaattaagaactttgaaataatattctagcctctgagacctcgaattctactaatcaggtagtagaatccttcccgagcccttaaatttgagttcccaagcttaaaaccttgCTTTGGCCATTTCCCCTGATTTGAGACGTGACCTAGCCCCCCTAAGACCGCGGCGCGCTATAAGttagagagccccaaggctctctcctGGGGAACAAGGGCCACGACGCACCCTACCTGCGCCGCGGCACCTAGGCAACTTCAGAGACCCTCCAGGGCCTTCTCACGCACACGGGCtgcagcgcctgaagaacagggtcgcgactcgaGCTCCAAACCCATAACTCCCCTATGTTTTTCTCAAGCTAAACCCACCCAAATCAgtactgttatccccatttcctctcagggttttgggccctcgccccggcccGCGGTCAGAGGGGCCGGTTCGGTATTTGGGCCCAACCCGCGGACTACGGACTGGGCCTGTGTAGAAAGGTCCGggaagtacctccgggttcatgatTCGGCTCGAACGGTCCCGGCACTGTTCGGAGTGCCCCGGATCATCGCGGCCATCGCGTCCCGCTCCCGGGCCcagaatggtccgggcccgaagtaaacgcagcgggcccaaggtaaactaacctggaccgcttcatccccaggctatgggccgggcgtccaggacactgaagccgcctcatttcgcgtgggtcttgtccccccacttttcacctgcagaaagggtctccttgggattgtctgctggcgtgtcaggactgcgcagccaagtactctgaccggtcttgtcccctgaatctgcctcgtgattcgaagtggtcagagccaaagtgccgttttgtcgggagaatgcttgcatctcagggtaactaattgggcctgagctggtttgggtttgatgtactatatatctttttagctcggacctctactaggaaggccccctgtacacatattccaaatgggcccgggtcaggcccggcccaaacctgatgtccccctcattctataaatataagttgtaatgctCCATAGAAAAGGGggagaaggcagaaactctgctgaaatacagttaaacaactccattgtaaaagcttattctagctctaatacagacttatatacagactcgtggactaaggctagttaacgccccaaccacgtaaaaaccttgtgtcgatcctctattctctttattataatcagtaaatatccttctttatgatagttgccgaaaatctcggttaacaagtACCTAAACCTAAAATTGCGTCTAGAATCCATATCAATGCAACATAACCAGCATAACTACCCCAAATACTACTCCATAGACTCACCAAAACTCAAATCAAACCAAGGTTTAAACCTAAATAAAAAACTTTAACTTACAGCTGAAAACTTAACAAAAATCATAATAGAACCTTACTTTAATCAAGGAATTCGACCCTCAGCTAAACCCCAAGCACTTCAAGCTTCAAGTTTCTTCAAACCCTCAGCCAATTCCCCAAGAATTTCACCAAAACTTCCAAGTACAACAAGGGAGAGGGTGACCCAAAGAGAGAGAtagatagatagagagagagagagagagagactaagtgttttttttcttcttctgatTGAGTCTAGAGTCCTAAGGCTCTATGTCTATCCCTTGCACTACAATGACCAAATTTTCCCTAAATTAACTATTAGCCTTTTAATAccaccaagggaaattttgtTATTCAcaccattcccgctaattccttgagtattcctataaatccccaattaccGCCGGCATACCCAAATAACCGCTAAATCATTGCCGCTAAATCACTACCTATTACCCGGTAAATCCCAAACACACACTaactccccaaaatacccctaggctcaccccgaatcGGGTATTTgactccgttgtgactattccacatATCCGGTCCCTAGGCCCGCctcggatcacacatctcaaatatatctccacaatactgtaGTCTTAGACATATCACAATAGAACacacttatttatatatatatataccatcaacgggtcaaaaattacaaatatgcccttaagaacacgaacgggcccacatgcatatttaattcacctaaacatgcatatctagtcatataataatataattcgagTAATgtaatgatgcacatatatcacaattaatcacgtggtaatacaattaaatcaattattgccttattggcacgctaatcaaggcactaagccttattaacaaatttggggcgttacaagaaTAGAATTTGGGAATTATTTGCGATGCAATATCGATGGTATGACAATGCCATGAATGTTGGTGTGTTTCAGCATCGAAATGACATCGAATTAGCATCGAAAATGCATCGTGTATATATAATATCCAACCAGCAACATCTATGTTGCATCGCCAAAGCATCGATGTGGCATTGCCAATGCGAATAGCATTGCATaagcatcgattttgcatcgaatttaatgtatttttataatttttctaagattttttttttgttgtaaattTGCAAGTTCCAGAGTTAATATAATTATTTCTTACAACAGTGTTTGTGAACGAAAAAGAGAGAAATGGAATTTCAAAGGTGGTTTGAACACTATAATACACATACCCATTGATGTTGGTTACACAGAATTATTGGAGAAGTTGACTTCAAAGTTGAAAGTGGATAGGTCATTATTTGCCTTAAAGTTGAAAGTGTCATTTACATGCAATGATTTTAGCTAATTAGATCCCATTGAAATCATGGATGATGAAAGAGTGAGTGCTCTTATTTTAGACAATTCGAAGTCCTTAAATCATCAGGTTCCTTTATGTGTCACTTCATTTGCAAAGAACATTTCTCTtcttgatccatctcctagagcgagTGTTAATAAGGATTATCATAATCAATCTTGCACGGTTGTTCCATAAACATCTCCTGGCCCAAGTGTATGCATTGAAGATCCTAgtcaaaatgaaatttttttcccCAAAAAAATCTCCCGCATGATGATGGGTATGAGTACGAGActtatgtcaatgacgatccAATTGCCTATTTGGGTGATGATGATGACAGAGTTCAGGGGTACAGTAGTTTTGATGATAATTATGAGGATCGGTTTCCCATGCTACATGTGGACCAAGTGGATAATGGTAATGTACAGCCCGAGCCAAGACTTAAAGAAAGTCAAGGATGCAGGACTCCTGGCTCAAAGAGTAGTCGTCCAACTACACAAGACGATAGAAATAGATGGATTTCTCAGGCATATACTGCTGAAGATATCCCATGCCCTTCTTATGTTATCCTTATGTCATCTGGGGTGAGTTATGGAGTAATAGAAGTTGGGAAGGTTTTTGAAAACAAGTTAGAGTTGAAGACGAAGGCCCACTTATATGCAATGAAGCATAAATTTGATTTTGTGGTGAAGAAGTTAGGTAGTGAAGTTTGGTATATcacttgcaaggatcctgattgtgggtggagatgtcatatggaaaagcttggagatgTCGAGAGAAGGCTCTTAGGTATGTCAAGGGGACACTTGAAGCATCCTACCAAAAGTTACTGTTGTACTTGTTCACACTTCAACAGAAAATCCCGGTACATTGACAGATTTTTTTACTGAGGATGATCGGTTCAAATATTTCCTTTTCTCACTCAGAGTTATTTGAAGACGGTTTTATACATGTCGTCATGTGTTATGTGTGGACGACACATTTTTAAAGACAAAATACGGTGGGTGGATGTTATGTGCAGTCACTTTGGATGCAAATAATAATATGTATCCAATTCCATTTGGGATTGTGGATAGTGAATATCATGTATATTGGACGTA from Humulus lupulus chromosome 5, drHumLupu1.1, whole genome shotgun sequence encodes the following:
- the LOC133834831 gene encoding pentatricopeptide repeat-containing protein At1g43980, mitochondrial — translated: MHPILRQVNGRHRTSLSYYTYILDRCWTIKSLNFVKITHAQLIKVGFNTHTFLGNRSLDIYCQCGTVDDALKVFDDIVHKNCISWNICLKGLFRHGCLERARMLFDQMTLRDVVTWNSMISGYLSYGLIGYALVLYLKMQNAGVRPNQYTFSILVSLASCAHQGKQIHGSIIRNAFNLSNVVLGNSLISMYGKLGHVDYAYGVFLTMVKVDAISWNSLIWSCHQSGYGELALDQFYLMRTTQHVPDQFTMSTVISICCIMRDLDKGKQIFAFCCKVGFLSNSIVLSAAIDLLSKCNRLEDAVQLFNELNNLELAVCNSMISSYAGHGFGEKAIKLFVLMLKENLRPTEFTFSSILSSVSGILPADQGSQIHSFVVKMGVESDAIVSCSLVQMYSKVGLIDYAMKVFVNMTEKDLVSWNTIIIGLTHNGYVFKALDIFKELVIEGPHPDHITLLGVLLACNYGNLVDEGMEIFSCMEQEYGIIPECEHYLCIIDLLSGVGKLKEAMNIIAEVPFEPSFMLWRAVLRCSDICADLKLVESVAERMMEIKPKSSLPYLVLARAYEIRGRWESVIRIREAMKRHCMNDMIECSWLGIKNHVYTFKADQLLHHGGEDIYIILKLLFWQLEVGYI